The Desulfobacterales bacterium nucleotide sequence GATTTTCCAGCTCCGGGATGATGCGCTGGGCCAGCACTTTGCCCAGCTCCACGCCCCACTGGTCGAAGGAATTGATGTTCCAGATAACCCCCTGGGTAAAAACAGCGTGTTCGTATAGCGCCACAAGCTTGCCGAGGGTTTCGGGCGTAAGCCGCTCGGCGAGGATGGTGTTGGACGGGCGATTGCCGTCAAAGACCCGGTGCGGGACGAGCCAATCGGGTGTGCCTTCCGCCTTCACTTTCTCGGAGGTCTTGCCGAAGGCCAGCGCTTCGGATTGGGCGAAGACGTTGGCCAGCAGGATGTCATGGTGCCGCCCAAGCGGGTTGAGCGCCTCGGCAAAGGCGATGAAGTCACAAGGGATGAGCCGGGTCCCTTGATGAATCAGCTGGTAGAAGGAGTGCTGGCCGTTGGTCCCCGGTTCGCCCCAATAGATTGGGCCCGTATCGCAGCCGACCCCGGACCCATCGAGGGTAACGTGTTTGCCGTTGCTCTCCATCGTCAACTGCTGCAGGTAGGCCGGAAATCGCTTCAGGTACTGTTCATAAGGCAGAACAGCGACGGTCTGAGCGCCGAAAAAGTTGACGTACCAGACCCCCAGGAGTCCCATCAAGACCGGAAGGTTTTTATCGAAGGGGGCGGTGTGGAAGTGCGCGTCCATCTGGTGAAACCCGTCTAACAGGGCGCGGAAATTGGCCGGGCCGATAGCCAGCATGGCCGAAAGGCCGATGGCCGAATCCATCGAATACCGTCCGCCGACCCAGTCCCAGAAGCCGAACATGTTGGCCGTGTCGATGCCGAACTCGGCAACCTTGGCGGCATTGGTCGAAACGGCGACGAAATGCCTGGCCA carries:
- the pgi gene encoding glucose-6-phosphate isomerase — encoded protein: MKATNPSLTARPAWKALASHYENVRDVHLRKLFAEDPKRGARLTVEAAGVFLDYSKNRITDETLNLLLQLAGECGLRRRIDAMFRGDKINITENRTVLHVALRMPKGASIVVDGENVVPQVHAVLDKMTDFSDRVRSGAWKGHTGKRIRSVVNIGIGGSDLGPVMAYEALKFYSDRTMTFRFVSNIDGTDFAEATRDLDPAETLFIISSKTFTTQETMTNAQSARDWLLRAFDQDVKAVARHFVAVSTNAAKVAEFGIDTANMFGFWDWVGGRYSMDSAIGLSAMLAIGPANFRALLDGFHQMDAHFHTAPFDKNLPVLMGLLGVWYVNFFGAQTVAVLPYEQYLKRFPAYLQQLTMESNGKHVTLDGSGVGCDTGPIYWGEPGTNGQHSFYQLIHQGTRLIPCDFIAFAEALNPLGRHHDILLANVFAQSEALAFGKTSEKVKAEGTPDWLVPHRVFDGNRPSNTILAERLTPETLGKLVALYEHAVFTQGVIWNINSFDQWGVELGKVLAQRIIPELENPKAPALGHDSSTNNLIRRYRKAKGKL